From a region of the Oncorhynchus tshawytscha isolate Ot180627B linkage group LG14, Otsh_v2.0, whole genome shotgun sequence genome:
- the poglut1 gene encoding protein O-glucosyltransferase 1, translating into MKLPWLLIPLLTLQFCGVDFSVAGSGNGGRWQIYLEKITKATQLYKPCSPYNCSCHLSVLNDDLRPFREGVSEELMADTLRRGVGTHYQIINSKLYREQNCMFPARCSGVEHFILQVIDKLPDVEMVVNVRDYPQVPGWVQPILPVLSFSKTADYQDIMYPAWTFWEGGPAVWPIYPTGLGRWDLMRDDLKKSAAQWPWKRKESRGFFRGSRTSPERDPLVLLSREAPDLVDAEYTKNQAWKSEKDTLGRPPAQEIPLVEHCQYKYLFNFRGVAASFRLKHLFLCGSLVFHVGEEWLEFFYPQLLPWVHYIPVKQDLSDLRELLQFVKENDDIAQEIAVRGQRFILDHLRMEDVSCYWERLLTEFGGLLKYKLQRKTNYNQVIHKHGRTEL; encoded by the exons ATGAAGCTGCCGTGGCTCTTGATCCCTCTTCTAACTTTACAATTTTGTGGAGTTGATTTCAGCGTGGCCGGATCAG GTAATGGTGGCAGGTGGCAGATATACCTTGAAAAGATCACCAAAGCCACGCAACTTTACAAGCCTTGCAGCCCATACAACTGCAGTTGCCATCTCAG TGTCTTGAATGATGACCTACGACCCTTCAGAGAGGGAGTGTCTGAGGAGCTCATGGCAGACACGCTTCGTCGTGGTGTGGGCACCCATTACCAAATCATTAATAGTAAACTGTATCGGGAACAGAACTGTATGTTCCCAGCCAG GTGTAGTGGGGTGGAGCACTTCATCCTGCAGGTGATTGACAAGTTGCCAGACGTGGAGATGGTGGTGAACGTGCGGGACTACCCACAGGTGCCAGGCTGGGTGCAGCCTATCCTGCCTGTCCTGTCTTTCAGTAAG ACTGCTGACTACCAGGACATCATGTATCCTGCCTGGACGTTTTGGGAGGGGGGCCCGGCGGTATGGCCCATATATCCCACTGGACTAGGACGATGGGACCTCATGAGGGATGACCTTAAAAA ATCGGCAGCACAGTGGCCCTGGAAGAGGAAAGAGTCCAGAGGTTTCTTCAGAGGATCCAGGACGAGTCCTGAGAGGGACCCCCTTGTCCTTCTGTCCAGAGAGGCTCCAGACCTGGTGGATGCTGAGTACACAAAGAACCAGGCCTGGAAGTCTGAGAAG gaCACACTAGGTAGACCACCAGCTCAGGAGATTCCCCTGGTTGAGCACTGTCAATACAA GTACCTGTTCAACTTCCGGGGCGTGGCGGCCAGCTTCCGCCTCAAGCACCTGTTCCTGTGTGGCTCTCTGGTCTTCCATGTAGGGGAGGAGTGGCTGGAGTTCTTCTATCCCCAGCTGCTGCCCTGGGTACACTACATCCCTGTCAAACAGGACCTCTCTGACCTCAG GGAACTGCTACAGTTTGTGAAAGAAAACGATGACATCGCTCAAGAGATTGCCGTTAG GGGTCAGCGGTTCATCCTGGACCACCTGAGGATGGAGGACGTGTCGTGTTACTGGGAGAGACTCCTCACTGAGTTCGGTGGGCTGCTCAAGTACAAACTCCAGAGGAAGACTAACTACAATCAGGTCATCCACAAGCATGGGAGGACAGAACTGTGA